One Echeneis naucrates chromosome 16, fEcheNa1.1, whole genome shotgun sequence DNA window includes the following coding sequences:
- the LOC115056031 gene encoding aminopeptidase N-like, with the protein MAKDTHISKAIAIAFVVLTISAIAGLITMIILYKAQISAMNPTPPPTVPSTTTVLPPTMRLPRSVIPESYEVFLRFPFYTKILEVVNVTSPNQTTNFSGNTTIHFQCVQRTSTIYIHSMELEVSEAKVFNRNTDGEIQVSSMSSHEDHSEFLVIELNEALESGGNYSLSLVFVGELYHNFDGAYISSYTEGVPSHEGDKSADRFLIITNNEPIYARNVFPCFDEPEMKAVFNVTIIHRRQTTALANAPVDKIQLIDDWKYTRFHSTPKMSTYLFAFAVSEFEATASSYEPVVIKTYARPEAVAAGHTKYAAEITGKILSFYENLFEIKYMQQKLDQIALPDLSPAAMENWGLITYQEGALLYEEGASSSLQKESIATIIAHELAHQWFGNLVTMKWWNQLFLKEGFATYISCFAVDHVEPSFNMKDSFFASELQAAFEVDSLTSSHPLVPPEEDIQRTYDIISLYDIITYSKGAIVLRMLEDVLEAPAFIQGIRMYLRDLSYANGDQNDLWHYMQKGADANNRQVDVAKFMDSWTKQIGYPVITINTTSGEISQKHFLFNDSSQSSLVWDVPIRVMSKTFLSPKPVFLKTSQPEIWDELISSSGDWLLANVNCTGYYRVNYNPENWEALLTQLETNRSLIPLMNRMQLIDDAFNLARAKIVNVTLALNVTRFLYNETDFHPWDSAMRNFQYIYLMFDRTEVYGPMQTYLRSQVRNLYMFFSNSTDHSQVPVDHMQQQSQTLAVQVACNSGLPDCVAMAKRMFGLWMKDNTNIIHPNLRHWIYCEAVASGGKEEWDFAWSQYQSTNDTSEKYHLRHALSCTKKIWLLNRYLGYTLDPEKIQQVDAAEIVSSISKSVAGQVLAWNFIRAHWDYLSHGGPAVLIHAVTSRFSTQFELQELERFAADYHLGSAERVVQQAIEQTRVNIQWVSEHKDVLLQWFERETAS; encoded by the exons ATGGCGAAAGACACCCACATCTCCAAAGCCATCGCCATCGCCTTTGTCGTCCTGACCATCTCCGCCATCGCCGGACTTATCACCATGATCATTCTATACAAAGCTCAGATCTCTGCAATGAACCCAACGCCGCCTCCAACCGTCCCGTCCACCACCACGGTACTGCCGCCCACCATGAGGCTGCCAAGGAGCGTCATACCTGAAAGCTATGAAGTTTTCCTCCGCTTTCCCTTCTACACCAAAATCCTCGAGGTGGTCAACGTCACCAGTCCCAACCAGACGACGAACTTCAGTGGAAACACTACCATCCACTTTCAGTGCGTCCAGAGGACCAGCACCATCTATATCCATAGCATGGAGCTGGAGGTTTCTGAAGCCAAGGTGTTCAACAGGAACACAGACGGCGAGATCCAAGTTTCCTCGATGAGCAGTCACGAAGACCACAGTGAATTTCTCGTGATTGAGTTGAATGAGGCGTTGGAGAGCGGAGGGAACTACAGTCTGTCTTTGGTTTTCGTTGGAGAGTTGTATCATAATTTTGATGGGGCGTACATTAGCTCCTACACCGAAGGCGTCCCCAGCCATGAGGGAGATAAAAGTGCCGACAG GTTTCTTATCATCACCAATAATGAGCCAATATATGCCAGGAATGTGTTTCCTTGTTTCGATGAGCCAGAGATGAAGGCCGTGTTTAATGTGACCATCATCCACCGCCGGCAGACGACAGCTCTGGCAAACGCACCGGTGG ACAAAATCCAACTCATTGATGACTGGAAATACACTCGTTTCCACTCAACACCGAAGATGTCGACATACTTGTTTGCTTTCGCCGTTTCTGAGTTTGAAGCGACCGCATCCTCGTATGAGCCTGTGGTCATTAAA ACGTACGCTCGCCCTGAGGCCGTGGCGGCCGGACACACTAAATACGCTGCCGAGATCACCGGGAAGATTCTCAGCTTCTATGAGAATCTTTTTGAAATAAAGTACATGCAGCAAAAACTAG ATCAAATCGCACTGCCAGACTTAAGTCCTGCTGCAATGGAAAACTGGGGACTGATCACATATCAGGAGGGAGCGCTGCTTTATGAAGAAGGAGCATCCTCGTCGCTGCAGAAGGAATCCATCGCTACTATAATTGCTCATGAACTGGCCCATCAG TGGTTTGGAAATCTGGTGACGATGAAGTGGTGGAATCAACTCTTTCTGAAAGAAGGCTTTGCCACCTACATCTCCTGCTTTGCAGTGGATCACGTTGAACCTTCGTTCAATATG AAAGACTCATTTTTTGCGAGTGAACTCCAGGCAGCGTTTGAGGTGGACTCTCTGACCTCGTCTCATCCTCTCGTTCCTCCGGAGGAAGATATCCAGAGAACTTATGACATCATTTCATTGTATGATATTATAACCTACAGCAAG GGAGCAATTGTGCTGAGAATGCTGGAAGACGTCTTGGAGGCACCGGCTTTCATCCAAGGAATCAGA atgtaCCTGCGGGACTTGAGCTATGCAAACGGTGACCAGAACGACTTATGGCACTACATGCAAAAG GGCGCGGATGCCAATAATCGTCAGGTTGATGTTGCCAAGTTCATGGACAGCTGGACCAAACAAATTGGCTATCCTGTCATTACCATCAACACGACTTCTGGAGAAATCTCCCAGAAGCACTTCCTCTTCAATGACTCTTCTCAATCAAG TCTTGTGTGGGACGTCCCGATTCGTGTCATGTCAAAAACATTCCTGTCACCTAAACCTGTATTTTTGAAGACCAGCCAACCAG aaatatggGATGAGCTCATTTCTTCGAGCGGAGACTGGCTCCTGGCAAACGTGAACTGTACTGGATACTACAGAGTCAATTACAACCCGGAGAACTGGGAAGCCCTCCTGACTCAGCTGGAAACAAACCGATCT CTGATCCCACTGATGAACAGAATGCAGCTTATCGATGATGCATTCAACTTGGCAAG AGCCAAAATTGTCAACGTGACTTTGGCTCTGAATGTAACTCGCTTCCTTTACAACGAGACCGACTTCCATCCCTGGGACTCGGCCATGAGGAACTTTCAGTACATTTACCTCATGTTTGACCGTACCGAGGTGTATGGGCCCATGCAG acgTACTTACGGAGCCAGGTGAGGAATCTGTACATGTTCTTCAGCAACAGCACGGACCATTCACAGGTCCCTGTGGACCACATGCAACA GCAAAGTCAGACCCTCGCCGTACAAGTGGCATGCAACAGTGGACTCCCCGACTGCGTCGCAATGGCTAAAAGGATGTTTGGACTGTGGATGAAAGACAACACCAACAT cATCCACCCCAACCTGCGGCACTGGATCTACTGTGAGGCTGTAGCTTCTGGTGGGAAGGAAGAGTGGGACTTTGCCTGGAGCCAGTATCAGAGCACCAACGACACCTCGGAGAAATATCATCTCCGCCACGCTCTGTCCTGCACCAAGAAGATCTGGCTGCTGAACCG ATACCTGGGCTACACTCTGGACCCGGAGAAGATACAACAGGTGGACGCTGCTGAAATTGTGAGCAGCATCAGCAAGAGCGTGGCCGGGCAGGTGCTGGCCTGGAACTTCATCAGAGCTCACTGGGACTACCTCAGTCATGG GGGTCCAGCCGTACTGATCCACGCAGTGACCAGCAGGTTCTCCACGCAGTTTGAGCTGCAGGAG CTGGAGCGGTTTGCAGCTGACTATCATCTGGGTTCTGCTGAAAGGGTGGTGCAGCAAGCCATAGAACAAACCCGAGTCAACATCCAGTGGGTCAGCGAGCACAAAGATGTTTTACTACAGTGGTTTGAGCGTGAAACTGCTTCAtag